A portion of the Gadus macrocephalus chromosome 10, ASM3116895v1 genome contains these proteins:
- the canx gene encoding calnexin isoform X3 codes for MAQTLRLCVVAVLALALISLSQAQGPSEEDLVEDIMGDEMDVEDDLDLGIAGDEEEEEVAAKEAEPAAPVIPKVTYKAPEPMGEHFFAESFDRGTLDSWVLSKAKKEDIDEDIAKYDGQWSVEDMKDSKLPGDKGLVLKSRAKHHAISAQLLRPFIFDSKPLILQYEVNFQTGIDCGGAYIKLLTQTPDLDLDQFVDKTPYTIMFGPDKCGEDYKLHLIFRHKNPKTGEYEEKHAKKPDADLRTYYTDKKTHLYTLVLNPDNSFEVLVDQTVVNSGNLLTDMTPAVNPAAEIEDPEDSKPEDWDEMPKIQDPAAVKPEDWDEDMDGEWEAPQVPNPACEAAPGCGAWQRPNVDNPSYKGKWKPAMIDNPNYQGVWKPRKVANPDFFEDLHPFRMSPFSAVGLELWSMSSDIFFDNFFITNERHTADRWATDGWGLKKAAEGAAEPGLATQMLTAAEERPWLWVVYVLTVALPLVLIVVFCCTGKKKSPEAAEYKKTDEPQPDVKEEEEAAAAAEEEEEEEEEAAAAVAPKEQQESAPAADKKSDAEDSPAEKGEEEEEEEAQDENDASAETLEDDVLRRSPRNRRVRKE; via the exons ATGGCGCAGACGTTGAGGCTGTGTGTTGTTGCCGTTCTGGCCCTGGCCCTGATCAGCCTGAGCCAAGCCCAGGGGCCCAGCGAGGAGGACCTGGTAGAGGACATCATGGGAGACGAGATGGACGTCGAGGACGACCTGGACCTGGGCATCGCCggagacgaagaggaggaagaggtggcagCCAAGGAGGCGGAGCCTGCAGCCCCGGTCATTCCTAAA GTGACCTACAAAGCACCCGAGCCAATGGGAGAGCACTTCTTTGCGGAGTCATTCGACCGGGGCACCCTAGACAG CTGGGTGCTGTCCAAAGCCAAGAAGGAGGACATTGATGAGGACATCGCCAAGTATGACG GTCAATGGTCTGTGGAGGACATGAAGGACAGCAAGCTCCCCGGAGACAAGGGCCTGGTTCTGAAGTCCCGGGCCAAGCACCACGCCATCTCCGCCCAGCTCCTCCGCCCCTTCATCTTCGACAGCAAGCCGCTCATCCTCCA gTACGAGGTCAATTTCCAGACTGGTATTGACTGTGGTGGAGCCTACATTAAGCTGCTGACTCAGACCCCAGACCTCGACCTG GACCAGTTTGTGGACAAGACCCCGTACACCATCATGTTCGGACCGGACAAGTGTGGCGAGGACTACAAGCTGCACCTCATCTTCCGTCACAAGAACCCAAAGACGGGCGAGTATGAGGAGAAACACGCCAAGAAACCAGACGCCGACCTGCGGACGTACTACACCGACAAGAAGACCCACCTCTACACGCTAG TGCTGAACCCTGACAACAGCTTTGAGGTGCTGGTGGACCAGACTGTGGTCAACAGTGGAAACCTGCTCACGGACATGACCCCCGCTGTGAACCCCGCCGCCGAGATCGAAGACCCCGAGGACAGCAAGCCGGAGGACTGGGACGAGATGCCCAAGATCCAGGACCCCGCCGCCGTCAAACCCGAGGACTG GGACGAGGACATGGACGGGGAGTGGGAGGCTCCACAGGTGCCCAACCCGGCCTGCGAGGCGGCCCCAGGGTGTGGCGCGTGGCAGAGGCCCAATGTCGACAACCCCAGCTACAAGGGCAAGTGGAAGCCGGCCATGATCGACAACCCCAACTACCAG ggcGTGTGGAAGCCCCGTAAGGTGGCCAACCCGGACTTCTTCGAGGACCTGCATCCGTTCCGCATGAGCCCCTTCAGCGCCGTGGGCCTGGAGCTCTGGTCCATGTCCTCAGACATCTTCTTCGACAACTTCTTCATCACTAACGAGCGCCACACGGCCGATAGGTGGGCCACGGACGGCTGGGGGCTGAAGAAGGCCGCAGAGGGCGCTGCCGAG cCCGGCCTGGCCACACAGATGCTGACGGCGGCTGAGGAGCGTCCCTGGCTCTGGGTCGTCTACGTCCTCACGGTCGCCCTGCCCCTGGTGCTCATCGTCGTGTTCTGCTGCACCGGCAAG AAGAAGTCCCCTGAAGCGGCCGAGTACAAGAAGACGGACGAGCCCCAGCCGGacgtgaaggaggaggaggaggcggcggcggcggcggaggaagaggaagaggaggaggaggaggcggcggcggcggtcgccCCCAAGGAGCAACAGGAGAGCGCTCCAG CAGCAGATAAGAAAAGTGACGCAGAGGACAGCCCTGCAgagaaaggagaagaggaggaggaggaggaagcgcaGGACGAGAACGATGCCTCAGCTGAG ACGCTGGAGGATGATGTCCTCAGAAGATCTCCCAGGAACAGGAGAGTCAGGAAGGAATGA
- the canx gene encoding calnexin isoform X2 gives MAQTLRLCVVAVLALALISLSQAQGPSEEDLVEDIMGDEMDVEDDLDLGIAGDEEEEEVAAKEAEPAAPVIPKVTYKAPEPMGEHFFAESFDRGTLDSWVLSKAKKEDIDEDIAKYDGQWSVEDMKDSKLPGDKGLVLKSRAKHHAISAQLLRPFIFDSKPLILQYEVNFQTGIDCGGAYIKLLTQTPDLDLDQFVDKTPYTIMFGPDKCGEDYKLHLIFRHKNPKTGEYEEKHAKKPDADLRTYYTDKKTHLYTLVLNPDNSFEVLVDQTVVNSGNLLTDMTPAVNPAAEIEDPEDSKPEDWDEMPKIQDPAAVKPEDWDEDAPAQIPDEAAVKPDGWLDGEPDYISDPEAVKPEDWDEDMDGEWEAPQVPNPACEAAPGCGAWQRPNVDNPSYKGKWKPAMIDNPNYQGVWKPRKVANPDFFEDLHPFRMSPFSAVGLELWSMSSDIFFDNFFITNERHTADRWATDGWGLKKAAEGAAEPGLATQMLTAAEERPWLWVVYVLTVALPLVLIVVFCCTGKKKSPEAAEYKKTDEPQPDVKEEEEAAAAAEEEEEEEEEAAAAVAPKEQQESAPAADKKSDAEDSPAEKGEEEEEEEAQDENDASAETLEDDVLRRSPRNRRVRKE, from the exons ATGGCGCAGACGTTGAGGCTGTGTGTTGTTGCCGTTCTGGCCCTGGCCCTGATCAGCCTGAGCCAAGCCCAGGGGCCCAGCGAGGAGGACCTGGTAGAGGACATCATGGGAGACGAGATGGACGTCGAGGACGACCTGGACCTGGGCATCGCCggagacgaagaggaggaagaggtggcagCCAAGGAGGCGGAGCCTGCAGCCCCGGTCATTCCTAAA GTGACCTACAAAGCACCCGAGCCAATGGGAGAGCACTTCTTTGCGGAGTCATTCGACCGGGGCACCCTAGACAG CTGGGTGCTGTCCAAAGCCAAGAAGGAGGACATTGATGAGGACATCGCCAAGTATGACG GTCAATGGTCTGTGGAGGACATGAAGGACAGCAAGCTCCCCGGAGACAAGGGCCTGGTTCTGAAGTCCCGGGCCAAGCACCACGCCATCTCCGCCCAGCTCCTCCGCCCCTTCATCTTCGACAGCAAGCCGCTCATCCTCCA gTACGAGGTCAATTTCCAGACTGGTATTGACTGTGGTGGAGCCTACATTAAGCTGCTGACTCAGACCCCAGACCTCGACCTG GACCAGTTTGTGGACAAGACCCCGTACACCATCATGTTCGGACCGGACAAGTGTGGCGAGGACTACAAGCTGCACCTCATCTTCCGTCACAAGAACCCAAAGACGGGCGAGTATGAGGAGAAACACGCCAAGAAACCAGACGCCGACCTGCGGACGTACTACACCGACAAGAAGACCCACCTCTACACGCTAG TGCTGAACCCTGACAACAGCTTTGAGGTGCTGGTGGACCAGACTGTGGTCAACAGTGGAAACCTGCTCACGGACATGACCCCCGCTGTGAACCCCGCCGCCGAGATCGAAGACCCCGAGGACAGCAAGCCGGAGGACTGGGACGAGATGCCCAAGATCCAGGACCCCGCCGCCGTCAAACCCGAGGACTG ggATGAGGATGCACCTGCTCAGATCCCCGATGAGGCTGCTGTGAAGCCCGACGGCTGGCTGGACGGCGAGCCTGACTACATCAGTGACCCCGAAGCGGTCAAACCCGAAGACTG GGACGAGGACATGGACGGGGAGTGGGAGGCTCCACAGGTGCCCAACCCGGCCTGCGAGGCGGCCCCAGGGTGTGGCGCGTGGCAGAGGCCCAATGTCGACAACCCCAGCTACAAGGGCAAGTGGAAGCCGGCCATGATCGACAACCCCAACTACCAG ggcGTGTGGAAGCCCCGTAAGGTGGCCAACCCGGACTTCTTCGAGGACCTGCATCCGTTCCGCATGAGCCCCTTCAGCGCCGTGGGCCTGGAGCTCTGGTCCATGTCCTCAGACATCTTCTTCGACAACTTCTTCATCACTAACGAGCGCCACACGGCCGATAGGTGGGCCACGGACGGCTGGGGGCTGAAGAAGGCCGCAGAGGGCGCTGCCGAG cCCGGCCTGGCCACACAGATGCTGACGGCGGCTGAGGAGCGTCCCTGGCTCTGGGTCGTCTACGTCCTCACGGTCGCCCTGCCCCTGGTGCTCATCGTCGTGTTCTGCTGCACCGGCAAG AAGAAGTCCCCTGAAGCGGCCGAGTACAAGAAGACGGACGAGCCCCAGCCGGacgtgaaggaggaggaggaggcggcggcggcggcggaggaagaggaagaggaggaggaggaggcggcggcggcggtcgccCCCAAGGAGCAACAGGAGAGCGCTCCAG CAGCAGATAAGAAAAGTGACGCAGAGGACAGCCCTGCAgagaaaggagaagaggaggaggaggaggaagcgcaGGACGAGAACGATGCCTCAGCTGAG ACGCTGGAGGATGATGTCCTCAGAAGATCTCCCAGGAACAGGAGAGTCAGGAAGGAATGA
- the canx gene encoding calnexin isoform X1 — MAQTLRLCVVAVLALALISLSQAQGPSEEDLVEDIMGDEMDVEDDLDLGIAGDEEEEEVAAKEAEPAAPVIPKVTYKAPEPMGEHFFAESFDRGTLDSWVLSKAKKEDIDEDIAKYDGQWSVEDMKDSKLPGDKGLVLKSRAKHHAISAQLLRPFIFDSKPLILQYEVNFQTGIDCGGAYIKLLTQTPDLDLDQFVDKTPYTIMFGPDKCGEDYKLHLIFRHKNPKTGEYEEKHAKKPDADLRTYYTDKKTHLYTLVLNPDNSFEVLVDQTVVNSGNLLTDMTPAVNPAAEIEDPEDSKPEDWDEMPKIQDPAAVKPEDWDEDAPAQIPDEAAVKPDGWLDGEPDYISDPEAVKPEDWDEDMDGEWEAPQVPNPACEAAPGCGAWQRPNVDNPSYKGKWKPAMIDNPNYQGVWKPRKVANPDFFEDLHPFRMSPFSAVGLELWSMSSDIFFDNFFITNERHTADRWATDGWGLKKAAEGAAEPGLATQMLTAAEERPWLWVVYVLTVALPLVLIVVFCCTGKKKSPEAAEYKKTDEPQPDVKEEEEAAAAAEEEEEEEEEAAAAVAPKEQQESAPADKKSDAEDSPAEKGEEEEEEEAQDENDASAETLEDDVLRRSPRNRRVRKE; from the exons ATGGCGCAGACGTTGAGGCTGTGTGTTGTTGCCGTTCTGGCCCTGGCCCTGATCAGCCTGAGCCAAGCCCAGGGGCCCAGCGAGGAGGACCTGGTAGAGGACATCATGGGAGACGAGATGGACGTCGAGGACGACCTGGACCTGGGCATCGCCggagacgaagaggaggaagaggtggcagCCAAGGAGGCGGAGCCTGCAGCCCCGGTCATTCCTAAA GTGACCTACAAAGCACCCGAGCCAATGGGAGAGCACTTCTTTGCGGAGTCATTCGACCGGGGCACCCTAGACAG CTGGGTGCTGTCCAAAGCCAAGAAGGAGGACATTGATGAGGACATCGCCAAGTATGACG GTCAATGGTCTGTGGAGGACATGAAGGACAGCAAGCTCCCCGGAGACAAGGGCCTGGTTCTGAAGTCCCGGGCCAAGCACCACGCCATCTCCGCCCAGCTCCTCCGCCCCTTCATCTTCGACAGCAAGCCGCTCATCCTCCA gTACGAGGTCAATTTCCAGACTGGTATTGACTGTGGTGGAGCCTACATTAAGCTGCTGACTCAGACCCCAGACCTCGACCTG GACCAGTTTGTGGACAAGACCCCGTACACCATCATGTTCGGACCGGACAAGTGTGGCGAGGACTACAAGCTGCACCTCATCTTCCGTCACAAGAACCCAAAGACGGGCGAGTATGAGGAGAAACACGCCAAGAAACCAGACGCCGACCTGCGGACGTACTACACCGACAAGAAGACCCACCTCTACACGCTAG TGCTGAACCCTGACAACAGCTTTGAGGTGCTGGTGGACCAGACTGTGGTCAACAGTGGAAACCTGCTCACGGACATGACCCCCGCTGTGAACCCCGCCGCCGAGATCGAAGACCCCGAGGACAGCAAGCCGGAGGACTGGGACGAGATGCCCAAGATCCAGGACCCCGCCGCCGTCAAACCCGAGGACTG ggATGAGGATGCACCTGCTCAGATCCCCGATGAGGCTGCTGTGAAGCCCGACGGCTGGCTGGACGGCGAGCCTGACTACATCAGTGACCCCGAAGCGGTCAAACCCGAAGACTG GGACGAGGACATGGACGGGGAGTGGGAGGCTCCACAGGTGCCCAACCCGGCCTGCGAGGCGGCCCCAGGGTGTGGCGCGTGGCAGAGGCCCAATGTCGACAACCCCAGCTACAAGGGCAAGTGGAAGCCGGCCATGATCGACAACCCCAACTACCAG ggcGTGTGGAAGCCCCGTAAGGTGGCCAACCCGGACTTCTTCGAGGACCTGCATCCGTTCCGCATGAGCCCCTTCAGCGCCGTGGGCCTGGAGCTCTGGTCCATGTCCTCAGACATCTTCTTCGACAACTTCTTCATCACTAACGAGCGCCACACGGCCGATAGGTGGGCCACGGACGGCTGGGGGCTGAAGAAGGCCGCAGAGGGCGCTGCCGAG cCCGGCCTGGCCACACAGATGCTGACGGCGGCTGAGGAGCGTCCCTGGCTCTGGGTCGTCTACGTCCTCACGGTCGCCCTGCCCCTGGTGCTCATCGTCGTGTTCTGCTGCACCGGCAAG AAGAAGTCCCCTGAAGCGGCCGAGTACAAGAAGACGGACGAGCCCCAGCCGGacgtgaaggaggaggaggaggcggcggcggcggcggaggaagaggaagaggaggaggaggaggcggcggcggcggtcgccCCCAAGGAGCAACAGGAGAGCGCTCCAG CAGATAAGAAAAGTGACGCAGAGGACAGCCCTGCAgagaaaggagaagaggaggaggaggaggaagcgcaGGACGAGAACGATGCCTCAGCTGAG ACGCTGGAGGATGATGTCCTCAGAAGATCTCCCAGGAACAGGAGAGTCAGGAAGGAATGA